The proteins below are encoded in one region of Bacteroidales bacterium:
- a CDS encoding SRPBCC domain-containing protein, producing the protein MKTYTQHYFIKATPEEVYTALTNPFTLELWTGHPAVMEEKEGIEFSLWDGDIAGKNLEFEKNRKIVQEWYFGDQEKPSIVTILLIKTKKGTKIKLTHENIPDMAYENMKMGWDDFYFGNLKRFFEF; encoded by the coding sequence ATGAAAACCTATACCCAGCATTATTTCATAAAAGCCACACCTGAAGAAGTTTATACTGCCCTGACCAATCCCTTCACGCTTGAATTGTGGACCGGACATCCTGCAGTTATGGAAGAAAAAGAAGGCATTGAATTTTCCCTGTGGGATGGCGATATCGCAGGTAAAAACCTTGAATTTGAAAAGAACCGGAAAATAGTCCAGGAATGGTATTTTGGCGATCAGGAGAAGCCTTCAATTGTGACCATCCTCCTGATAAAAACCAAAAAAGGGACCAAGATCAAACTCACCCATGAAAACATCCCGGACATGGCTTATGAAAATATGAAAATGGGATGGGATGATTTCTATTTTGGCAACCTGAAAAGGTTTTTCGAATTCTAA
- the kdsA gene encoding 3-deoxy-8-phosphooctulonate synthase, translated as MMYNIENLKYLDSGNFFLLAGPCVIEDEETPFRIAEYITDITDKLQIPYVFKASYRKANRSKLDSFTGIGDEKALKILGRIREHYGVPVVTDIHKPDEAEKAAKYADILQIPAFLCRQTELLVAAAETGLTINIKKGQFLSPYAMKFAAQKVIDSGNSRVLLTERGTSFGYSDLIVDMRSIPIMQKTNLPVVLDITHSLQQPNQSTGVSGGQPEMIETIAKAGIAAGVDGIFMETHPEPDEAKSDGANMLQLDKLEALLNKLLAIHRAVKG; from the coding sequence ATGATGTACAACATAGAAAATTTAAAATACCTGGATTCAGGCAACTTTTTTCTGCTGGCAGGTCCATGTGTCATTGAAGACGAAGAGACCCCCTTCAGAATCGCCGAATATATCACCGATATTACCGACAAACTTCAGATACCCTATGTTTTTAAAGCTTCTTACCGGAAGGCCAACCGGTCAAAACTGGATTCCTTTACGGGTATAGGAGATGAAAAAGCATTGAAGATATTGGGCAGAATAAGAGAACACTATGGCGTACCGGTTGTAACGGATATTCATAAACCGGATGAGGCGGAAAAAGCTGCTAAGTATGCAGATATTTTGCAAATTCCTGCCTTTTTATGCCGTCAGACCGAGCTGCTTGTAGCCGCTGCTGAAACGGGACTTACCATCAATATTAAAAAGGGGCAGTTTCTTTCTCCGTATGCCATGAAATTTGCGGCCCAGAAAGTCATTGATTCCGGAAATTCAAGGGTATTGCTTACAGAAAGAGGCACTTCCTTTGGCTATTCCGATTTGATTGTAGATATGCGGAGCATCCCGATTATGCAGAAAACGAACTTGCCTGTAGTTCTGGATATTACTCACAGCCTTCAGCAGCCCAATCAATCTACCGGAGTAAGCGGGGGACAGCCTGAGATGATCGAAACCATTGCCAAAGCAGGTATAGCTGCCGGTGTGGACGGCATATTCATGGAAACGCATCCCGAACCCGATGAAGCCAAATCTGACGGAGCCAATATGCTTCAACTTGACAAGCTTGAAGCGCTGTTAAATAAATTACTGGCCATTCATCGGGCAGTAAAAGGTTAG